A stretch of the Apteryx mantelli isolate bAptMan1 chromosome 3, bAptMan1.hap1, whole genome shotgun sequence genome encodes the following:
- the TUBE1 gene encoding tubulin epsilon chain isoform X5 codes for MEEGVVNEILQGPLRDVFDSKQLITDVSGSGNNWAVGHKLYGCQYRENIVEKLRKTAEHCDCLQCFFVIHSMGGGTGSGLGTFVLNLLEDEFPEVYRFVTSVYPSSEDDVIISPYNSVLAMKELNEHADCVLPIENESLFDIVNKIHQMVNSGKLGSIVKQNSLVTSSAGSTKAVQEKSFDAMNNIIANLLLNLTSSARFEGSLNMDLNEISMNLVPFPRLHYLVSSLTPLYTLADVNVPSRRLDQMFSDAFSRDHQLIQADPKHSLYLACALLVRGNVQVSDLRRNIERLKPSMHFVSWNQEGWKTGLCSVPPVGHSHSLLALANNTCVKPTFMELKDRFMRLYKKKAHLHHYLHIDGMEQSCFSEAISSLSDLIEEYNELDATKGGPRIDPSRLKIAV; via the exons GGTGTGGTAAATGAAATTCTGCAGGGGCCATTGAGAGATGTGTTTGACAGCAAGCAGCTTATCACAGATGTTTCTGGATCAGGAAACAACTG GGCTGTAGGTCACAAGCTGTATGGCTGTCAGTACCGGGAAAACATTGTGGAAAAGCTGAGGAAAACTGCAGAACATTGTGACTGTCTACAGTGCTTTTTTGTAATTCATTCTATGGGAGGTG GGACAGGATCTGGTCTTGGAACTTTTGTACTGAATTTGCTTGAGGATGAATTCCCAGAAGTATATAGATTTGTTACTTCAGTTTATCCCTCTAGTGAAGATGATGTTATTATTTCTCCGTATAATAGTGTTCTGGCTATGAAGGAGCTTAATGAGCATGCAGACTGTGTGCTACCAATAGAGAATGAA TCTTTGTTTGATATAGTTAATAAAATTCATCAGATGGTCAATTCTGGAAAGCTAGGATCAATTGTGAAGCAAAACAGCTTGGTAACATCAAGTGCAGGCAGTACAAAAGCTGTACAGGAGAAGTCATTTGATGCCATGAATAATATCATAGCCAACTTGCTGCTGAACCTGACAAG CTCTGCTAGGTTTGAGGGTTCGCTTAACATGGATCTTAATGAAATCAGCATGAATTTGGTTCCCTTTCCTAGACTTCATTACTTGGTTTCAAGCTTGACTCCTCTGTATACTTTGGCTGATGTTAATGTACCTTCTAGAAG GCTGGATCAGATGTTTTCAGATGCTTTTAGTAGAGATCATCAACTAATTCAAGCAGATCCAAAGCATAGTCTCTACCTTGCCTGTGCACTTCTTGTTCGAGGAAACGTGCAGGTTTCAGACCTTCGCAGAAATATTGAAAG GTTGAAGCCTTCCATGCACTTTGTTTCCTGGAATCAAGAGGGATGGAAAACTGGCTTGTGCTCAGTACCTCCCGTGGGTCATTCCCACTCGCTTCTGGCTTTAGCAAACAACACCTGTGTGAAACCAACTTTTATGGAACTCAAAGACAGATTCATGAGGCTCTACAAGAAAAAG GCTCATCTTCACCATTATCTGCATATAGACGGGATGGAACAAAGCTGTTTCTCTGAAGCCATATCGTCTTTGTCTGACCTAATAGAAGAGTATAATGAACTGGATGCCACAAAAGGTGGGCCTAGAATAGATCCATCAAGACTGAAGATAGCTGTGTAA